A segment of the Xenorhabdus bovienii SS-2004 genome:
AACCAACAGAAAAACTGAGTTTCTCATTAACAAGTTTTTGATCAAAAAGTGGGCGAACAGGTGCTTGATTATCCAACATGATCTCAGACATGGTGTTACGCAAAGCATTTTCATAGGCAGGATCTTGAGTCGATGGATAAGGACTTTTGACACGTTCAGAAATTGATGCTGGTAAAATGTCACGGGTAGCTGCCCGCAATATACTTTTCTCCCGCCCATCAAACGATTTCATGTTCCAAGGAATGTTAAATGCATATTCAACTAAACGATGGTCACAAAATGGTACTCTTACTTCTAAACCAACAGCCATACTCATTCGATCTTTTCGATCCAGCAATGTCTGCACAAAACGAGAGTTATTTTTATAATGATATTTTCATTGACTCTATTAGCTAGTTTTTTTTGCTTTTTCCTTTTGAAAGAAAGGAAATATAAATAAGAAAATCAGCGAGGGTGACAATCAATAATTTTGCTATTAATCTAGGGGGGTGGGTTATGTTTTCAGAAGATAATTCTCTTTTATTTTTTACATCACGGTTGATTCTCCGTCAATTTGAAATAAAAGATTTCTCCAAGTATCAAAGTTATCATTCATTGCCAGAAGTTTACACGTTTCTATATAGTTATCCTCCAGCAGATGAGAATATGCATGCCCAATTCAATAGAGTTATGTCCCCTGCATTTAATAATAATGGAGATGAGGTAAGGCTTGCCGTAATTCTAAGGGAAAATAATGATTTGGCTGGAGAAATAATGTTAAGACTAACGAATAAAGAGTCACAACAAGGAGAAATATACCCGTCGTCATTGAAGATGCTTGATTTTTCATTTGTATCAGATCATGATTGCGCCCATGAAAATTAATCTAACAGATGCCCAAAAAGACGCCCTCGAATTGATGCATGATACGACTCGCGATGGACGAGTACGTGACCGCATCAAGGCCGTGCTTTTGGCCTCAGAAGGCTGGACTGCCCAGATGATTGCTCAGGCTTTGCGGATCCATGAAAGTACGGTGAGCCGCCATCTGAAAGATTACTTCTCTGAGGAAAAACTCGCCCCTGAAAATGGGGGCTCTGAAAGCCGTTTGTCTGCCGAACAAACAA
Coding sequences within it:
- a CDS encoding GNAT family N-acetyltransferase, translated to MFSEDNSLLFFTSRLILRQFEIKDFSKYQSYHSLPEVYTFLYSYPPADENMHAQFNRVMSPAFNNNGDEVRLAVILRENNDLAGEIMLRLTNKESQQGEIYPSSLKMLDFSFVSDHDCAHEN